The following proteins are encoded in a genomic region of Desulfurococcaceae archaeon:
- a CDS encoding NUDIX hydrolase, translating into MEKPKPIEEKELFRGLRFNVVRRKYAKQDGVFERDVVIFPEAVVVLPLITRDEILLIRQFRATLNDFVVEAPAGVVDEGESPEETAKRELVEETGYYPGKLVKLGSYAPTPGYSTEILHFYYAEDLKYVGARPERYEVIEPMRVPLKTAYEMVLSNEVKDMKTALIILLYSWRRGYS; encoded by the coding sequence TTGGAGAAACCCAAGCCTATAGAAGAGAAGGAGCTCTTTCGAGGTTTAAGGTTCAATGTAGTACGTAGAAAATACGCTAAACAGGACGGCGTGTTTGAAAGGGACGTGGTTATTTTTCCCGAGGCTGTGGTAGTCCTACCCCTAATTACACGCGATGAAATACTGCTAATTAGGCAGTTTAGAGCTACTCTAAACGACTTCGTAGTTGAAGCCCCCGCAGGCGTTGTCGACGAAGGAGAATCCCCCGAAGAGACCGCCAAGAGAGAGCTCGTGGAAGAGACGGGCTACTATCCAGGAAAACTCGTAAAGCTGGGGTCGTACGCACCGACACCCGGTTACAGTACAGAGATTTTACACTTCTACTACGCCGAAGATCTCAAGTACGTGGGAGCCCGGCCAGAAAGATACGAAGTCATAGAGCCAATGAGAGTTCCGCTTAAAACGGCGTACGAAATGGTTTTAAGCAACGAGGTCAAGGATATGAAAACCGCCCTCATAATACTTCTATACTCGTGGAGAAGGGGGTACAGTTGA